The Mesorhizobium koreense genome includes a window with the following:
- a CDS encoding SDR family oxidoreductase → MSLKGKTIFMSGGSRGIGLAIAKRAARDGANIAIAAKTAEPHPKLPGTIHSAAAEIEAAGGTALPIICDIRNDEQVADAVRATAEAFGGIDICVNNASAIQLTGTLDTDMKRFDLMHQVNARGTFLVSKLCLPHLLKAKNPHILNLSPPLDMQAKWFRDHVAYTMAKFGMSMATLGMSAEFATDGVAVNSLWPLTAIDTAAVRNLLGGEKMAAISRSPEIMADAAYVIVNRPSRQCTGRFFIDELVLREEGVTDFSKYAAPGAETLAADFFVPDAVFEKTDTKVMRSGAGAAG, encoded by the coding sequence ATGTCGCTGAAAGGAAAGACGATCTTCATGTCCGGCGGTTCGCGCGGCATCGGGCTGGCGATCGCGAAGAGGGCCGCGCGCGACGGCGCCAACATCGCAATTGCCGCCAAGACCGCCGAGCCGCATCCGAAGCTGCCCGGCACGATCCATTCCGCCGCCGCCGAGATCGAGGCGGCGGGCGGGACGGCGTTGCCCATCATCTGCGACATCCGCAACGACGAGCAGGTGGCCGACGCGGTCAGGGCGACTGCCGAAGCCTTCGGCGGCATCGACATCTGCGTCAACAATGCCAGCGCCATCCAACTCACCGGCACGCTTGATACCGACATGAAGCGCTTCGACCTGATGCACCAGGTCAACGCGCGCGGCACGTTCCTCGTCTCGAAACTGTGCCTGCCGCATCTCCTGAAGGCGAAGAACCCGCATATCCTGAACTTGTCGCCACCGCTCGACATGCAGGCGAAATGGTTCCGCGATCACGTCGCCTACACAATGGCGAAGTTCGGCATGTCGATGGCGACCCTCGGCATGAGCGCTGAATTCGCGACCGACGGCGTGGCGGTGAATTCGCTGTGGCCGCTGACGGCGATCGACACGGCGGCGGTGCGGAACCTCCTCGGCGGCGAAAAGATGGCGGCGATCAGCCGCTCGCCGGAGATCATGGCCGATGCGGCCTACGTGATCGTCAACCGTCCGTCGCGCCAGTGCACGGGCCGTTTCTTCATCGACGAACTGGTGCTGCGCGAGGAGGGGGTGACGGATTTCTCCAAATATGCGGCGCCGGGCGCCGAGACGCTTGCGGCGGATTTCTTCGTGCCGGATGCCGTTTTCGAGAAGACCGACACGAAAGTGATGCGTTCGGGAGCGGGGGCGGCCGGATAA
- a CDS encoding formylmethanofuran dehydrogenase subunit C: MKALTFTLVSEPPERLDLSPLTPERLAGKARRDIAKIPVGMSKRGSLVGDLFRVAGTDASNIVFEGGSGRFDRLAESMQGGSIRVVGSAGTQAGRAMRGGALTIEGDAGPHAASCMRGGRIEIQGDAGDRLGAPLAGELAGMNGGIVIVRGRAGASAADRMRRGLIAILKGAGDYPGSRMIAGTLVIAGGTGEMPGYLMRRGSILLDRAPKKLSPSFVECGAPDSVFATVIDRYLVREGILKRPLLGSSPKRYGGDNAVLGLGEILFPQ, encoded by the coding sequence GTGAAAGCGCTGACCTTCACGCTGGTCTCCGAACCGCCGGAACGCCTCGACCTGTCGCCGCTGACGCCGGAACGGCTGGCAGGCAAGGCAAGACGCGATATCGCGAAGATCCCGGTCGGCATGTCCAAGCGGGGCTCGCTGGTGGGGGACCTGTTTCGTGTTGCGGGTACCGACGCCTCCAACATCGTGTTCGAGGGGGGCAGCGGCCGTTTCGACAGGCTTGCCGAAAGCATGCAGGGCGGCTCGATCCGGGTCGTCGGCAGTGCGGGCACGCAAGCCGGGCGTGCGATGCGCGGCGGCGCTCTCACGATCGAGGGCGATGCCGGTCCGCACGCGGCCTCCTGCATGCGCGGCGGCAGGATCGAAATCCAAGGCGATGCCGGCGATCGTCTCGGCGCGCCGCTTGCCGGCGAACTCGCGGGCATGAACGGCGGCATCGTCATCGTTCGGGGTAGGGCAGGCGCTTCGGCTGCCGATCGGATGCGGCGCGGCCTGATCGCGATACTAAAGGGGGCGGGCGACTATCCCGGTAGCCGCATGATTGCCGGCACGCTGGTCATTGCCGGCGGCACAGGCGAGATGCCGGGCTATCTGATGCGGCGAGGCTCGATTCTGCTCGACCGCGCGCCGAAGAAATTGTCGCCAAGCTTTGTGGAATGCGGTGCGCCGGACAGTGTCTTTGCCACGGTCATCGACCGATATCTGGTTCGCGAGGGGATTTTGAAGCGCCCGCTTCTTGGCAGTTCTCCCAAGCGCTACGGCGGCGACAACGCGGTCCTCGGCCTGGGGGAGATCCTCTTTCCGCAATAG
- a CDS encoding OmpA family protein, with amino-acid sequence MKFHSRALAGTALGLFMAASSANAAGLRPDTGHDVAEMPTVVAQADSDNAEQKLKKKERRAERQAEKNAGEQGGSGEQRVQEEQPRSQRQNKAERQQLRATGGQAEQRAQQAPANDEAPAMRPKKRHSDEAAGTAVQGGSDNEQPAMPKRKHRDRNEATQPTANQQAPENAQAKDAGQVEPDQGKKHRRNDKNAKRGEDNGQATTDKAIQPKAEQVQPEPRVERKVRQQPQNAGEENPNEAKPGMKNAGQAEQERKHGKNAGNRGTESGNAEINETGQNNRNGKNAKGMENGQPGESNAGTGQAAPRPGVKPTQPDENAKNAGKMQNGETVRKDGGRNGENGRNVEGVETQGANSQAAQGGQGAEGGGNVVLPKSLNGKRAGEGQTRERRNAGEQNGNADNAALPDSARGRHGQRQEAGRGGKAEPLPDSDAAAQADFRRPERIESITAIEGKRVDQPERVYREHPRDVKVVKEVDDRTIVEVNNQIFVRGSDRPRITRNARDVYYEDLPNQRTREVVERRDGSRIVTIRNEYGDVIRRSRILPDNREIVLVYVDDRDLDRDRDRGWGDAGADLPPLVVDVPRDDYILEADDVRDPDRYYTFLEQPPVEPVQRLYSLGEVKRSARIRDIMPRIDLDTITFDFGSAEVGQDQADKLQSVADAIKKILDNNPAETFLIEGHTDAVGSDQANLVLSDERADSVASLLTSMFDIPSENLTTQGYGEEYLKVDTEEANRQNRRVTIRRITPLVAPVASAQ; translated from the coding sequence ATGAAATTTCATTCGCGCGCATTGGCCGGAACCGCGCTCGGCCTTTTCATGGCGGCTTCGTCCGCCAATGCCGCCGGCCTTCGCCCGGACACAGGTCACGACGTGGCCGAAATGCCGACGGTCGTGGCACAAGCGGATAGCGACAACGCCGAACAGAAACTGAAAAAGAAGGAACGGCGCGCCGAGAGGCAGGCGGAGAAGAACGCCGGCGAACAGGGCGGCAGCGGGGAACAACGTGTCCAGGAAGAGCAGCCAAGGTCTCAACGTCAGAACAAGGCCGAACGCCAGCAACTCCGCGCGACGGGCGGACAGGCCGAGCAACGTGCACAGCAGGCGCCTGCGAACGATGAAGCGCCGGCCATGAGGCCGAAGAAGCGCCATTCGGACGAGGCCGCCGGTACGGCCGTACAGGGCGGTAGCGATAACGAACAGCCCGCGATGCCGAAGCGCAAGCATCGTGACCGGAACGAAGCCACGCAACCCACGGCAAACCAGCAGGCGCCGGAGAATGCGCAGGCCAAGGATGCCGGCCAGGTCGAGCCCGACCAGGGCAAGAAGCATCGCAGGAACGATAAGAACGCCAAACGCGGTGAAGACAACGGCCAGGCCACCACGGACAAAGCCATCCAGCCCAAGGCCGAACAGGTTCAGCCCGAACCCAGGGTCGAAAGGAAAGTCCGGCAGCAGCCCCAGAATGCTGGCGAAGAGAACCCCAACGAGGCCAAACCCGGCATGAAGAATGCCGGACAAGCCGAACAGGAAAGGAAACACGGCAAGAATGCCGGCAACAGGGGCACGGAGAGTGGCAACGCAGAGATCAATGAAACCGGCCAGAATAACCGGAACGGCAAGAACGCCAAGGGCATGGAGAATGGCCAGCCCGGTGAATCCAATGCCGGGACCGGCCAAGCCGCGCCAAGACCCGGAGTAAAGCCTACGCAGCCTGACGAGAACGCCAAAAACGCCGGAAAGATGCAGAACGGGGAGACCGTTCGCAAGGATGGCGGCCGGAATGGCGAAAACGGCAGGAATGTAGAGGGCGTGGAAACCCAGGGCGCCAATAGCCAGGCCGCTCAAGGCGGCCAGGGCGCGGAAGGCGGCGGCAACGTGGTGCTGCCGAAAAGCCTGAATGGAAAGCGCGCCGGCGAAGGACAGACGCGCGAGCGGCGCAACGCCGGCGAGCAGAACGGGAACGCGGACAACGCCGCCCTCCCCGACAGCGCGCGCGGCCGCCACGGCCAGCGCCAGGAAGCGGGTCGAGGTGGCAAGGCGGAGCCGCTGCCGGATTCCGATGCCGCGGCACAGGCCGACTTCAGGCGGCCTGAGAGGATCGAATCGATCACCGCCATCGAGGGCAAGCGCGTCGACCAGCCCGAGCGCGTCTACCGCGAGCACCCGCGTGACGTGAAGGTGGTCAAAGAGGTCGACGACCGCACGATCGTCGAGGTCAACAACCAGATCTTCGTGCGCGGCTCCGACCGGCCACGGATAACCCGCAACGCACGCGACGTCTATTATGAGGACCTGCCGAACCAACGCACCCGAGAAGTGGTCGAGCGGCGAGACGGATCCCGTATCGTCACCATCCGCAATGAGTATGGCGACGTGATCCGCCGCTCGCGCATCCTGCCCGACAACCGCGAGATCGTACTGGTCTATGTCGATGACCGCGATCTCGACCGTGACCGCGACCGCGGCTGGGGCGATGCCGGCGCTGACCTGCCGCCACTGGTGGTCGACGTGCCGCGCGACGATTACATCCTCGAAGCGGACGACGTGCGCGACCCGGACCGCTACTACACCTTCCTCGAACAACCGCCGGTCGAGCCGGTCCAGCGCCTCTATTCGCTGGGCGAGGTAAAACGTTCGGCGCGTATCCGGGATATCATGCCGCGCATCGACCTCGACACGATCACCTTCGATTTCGGTTCCGCCGAGGTCGGCCAGGATCAGGCCGACAAGCTCCAGTCGGTGGCGGACGCGATCAAGAAAATCCTCGACAACAACCCCGCCGAGACTTTCCTGATCGAGGGCCACACCGATGCCGTCGGCTCGGATCAGGCAAACCTCGTCCTCTCCGACGAGCGTGCCGATTCGGTCGCTTCCCTGCTGACTTCGATGTTCGACATCCCCTCGGAGAACCTGACCACGCAAGGGTATGGCGAGGAGTACCTGAAGGTCGACACGGAAGAGGCCAACCGCCAGAACCGGCGCGTCACCATCCGCCGCATCACGCCCCTGGTGGCCCCGGTCGCGTCGGCGCAATAG
- the fhcD gene encoding formylmethanofuran--tetrahydromethanopterin N-formyltransferase, producing the protein MPKLKRTLQVNGVKIDDTFAEAFGMRATALLITGPNRKWARQAAISMTGYATSVIGCGCEAAIDVDVPASATPDGRPGCRVMVFAVSTDELAKQVLNRVGQCVLTSPGSACFADLTGVAELKLGTSLRYFGDGWQISKKFGGRHFWRVPVMDGEFLCEATAGLTKDAVGGGNMLLLAANNANALAAAEAAVAAIGKVRGAITPFPGGVVRSGSKVGSKYKGMTASTNDAFAPTLRGVTKSELGPGDNAVLEIVIDGETSDAVAEAMRAGIRAVTELGPEKGASRISAGNYGGKLGKFHYHLKDLLP; encoded by the coding sequence ATGCCGAAGCTGAAACGGACCCTGCAGGTCAACGGCGTCAAGATCGACGACACCTTCGCGGAAGCCTTCGGCATGCGCGCCACCGCGCTTCTCATCACCGGCCCTAACCGCAAATGGGCGCGGCAGGCGGCTATTTCGATGACGGGCTACGCCACTTCGGTGATCGGCTGCGGTTGCGAGGCAGCCATCGATGTCGATGTGCCGGCCTCTGCGACCCCCGACGGCCGTCCCGGCTGTCGGGTGATGGTCTTCGCGGTCTCAACGGACGAACTGGCAAAGCAGGTGCTGAACCGTGTCGGCCAGTGCGTGCTGACCTCGCCCGGCAGCGCGTGCTTTGCCGATCTTACGGGCGTCGCCGAACTCAAGCTCGGCACGTCGCTGCGCTATTTCGGCGACGGGTGGCAAATCTCGAAAAAATTCGGCGGGCGGCACTTCTGGCGGGTGCCGGTGATGGATGGCGAATTCCTGTGCGAGGCGACGGCCGGACTGACCAAGGATGCGGTCGGCGGCGGCAACATGCTGCTCCTGGCGGCGAACAACGCAAATGCGCTGGCGGCCGCGGAGGCGGCGGTGGCCGCGATCGGCAAGGTCCGTGGCGCGATCACGCCGTTTCCGGGCGGTGTTGTCCGCTCCGGATCGAAGGTCGGCAGCAAGTACAAGGGCATGACGGCCTCAACCAACGACGCCTTTGCGCCGACGCTGCGCGGCGTGACCAAAAGCGAACTCGGGCCGGGCGACAATGCGGTTCTCGAGATCGTCATCGACGGCGAGACCAGCGATGCCGTTGCCGAGGCGATGCGGGCGGGCATCAGGGCCGTTACCGAGCTTGGACCGGAAAAGGGCGCTTCCCGCATCAGCGCCGGCAATTACGGCGGCAAGCTCGGCAAGTTCCACTACCATCTGAAGGACCTGCTGCCGTGA